The DNA region AGGGAGTACTTCTACTACATCGACCACCAGGGACAGGTGAGGGCATTTCAACTGACAccatgaagaaatgtgtgtaatCTAAAGTTATATTTTcatacattcatattttaaaaatcatattttatacACCCATATATAACATATCATTTTTTATTAAgctaaatatatataaacttttattttcacatgatATAATAATCTTAATTAatgattatatttttaaaagaaagcaagCTGAATCGATCTTTAATGGAGAGTGGGTGGGATTTAATACGTTTTCACTTCTTCACACTCCTTTTCAGACATGTTCATTAAATCACTTAGGGTCTGACATTTTCTTCTGCAGGTTACTTCTTTCCACTCTTagatataaatatttattgtcTGCCTGTTTTTTATGTTCACCTTTGTTATTTGTTTCATATTTGGATAAGAATTCAAATACCCTCCTGACATGACATGTTGGTGTGCGCTTCACTTTCAGCTTTTCCTCGATGACACTAAAGTGAAGAACTTTGTCACCTGCTTCAaaggtaaaaacacaacacacaaacacacaacgcaACACAACGTCATTATTGAACActagaaatgtaaacatgtaacaACTCTTAACTCTGCCCGGTTCAAGACTCTCTACCTGGAACTAAAATAACCTCCAGCTCATGAAAGAGCCAGAAGAGATAATCTGTTCATttaacagcaaaaacaacatcCCAGTGTGTCCAggaacaaaacaataaacacaagatCACTTTAACTCTAACAGGCTGAAAAACTGTTTGCTCTCTTTTCAGTCAACTGTCTGCTATCACCTGGAGTATTggctttaaacacacacaaacaggaaaatatAATGGCAAAATATAAACCGCCATGTTGGTTCTAACATTGACCTTTAGTCCCATTTCATTGCGTATgtttattaatttaatatttcaaaACATCAGGTCAAGCTTTGTTTTGTTAcgataaaatgtaaattaatttgTGAATTTCTTGGGATATCCTACAAATAATCACGACATCGTAAAGACtggacttttttgttgttgtgaatttGTTGATGATGAGAAATaaacagagaagagacagaTTCTCAGgataaataatacaatataataatacaattctttattgtcccccgGGGGGAAATTTGTCGTCACAGCTTTGCACAGTTGGTCTTTGGATACATGTAAATACAAGGAGGAAGGACATAAACAGTAACCATAGcaaccaaaataaaagtcaacGTTCGAGTTTGGTGAGAGATTCAGAAGCCGAGGggacaaaggttttttttcccccgatCATACGATATTGTCGTAATGTTCCCAAAGTAGGTTCTGACTAGCGATCGTGCACGTTTTCCACAACatgataaatgtgttttaacattttatcatCCCTTCTTATTCTCACCAGATAAAAAGTTCCTGGTATTCTTCTTCAGTCGGCTGCGTTCCAATGAGAGCGGTCGTTACCAGGAGGACTTTCCCTTCCTGTCCCTTTGCGGCAGGGAGAGGAACTTCTTGCGCTGTGACGACCGTCCCGTGGTTTTCACACACCTCCTGCAGAGTCCCGACCAGGAGCTGCTCTCGTACTGCGGCGGGGCGGAGAAGCTGACCGCGCCGTTCCGCCCTGAAGCTCTTTACATGCATCCTGCGAGCGGACGACTTTACCACCCCTGTTTGGAGCGTGGAGGGGGCGTCGGTCTGGTCAGGTCGGCGCTGGCCATTGAGCTCAGCCCGTTTTTCGTTTATGACTCAGAGCAGGGCCAATCAGAACAGCCCACTCACTTCCTGTGGGGAGGACAGAAGCACGAGCTGAGCAATGAGCTCGCAGCAAGTCTCCCCACTGCAGATGGAGAACAAGGAGAGCTGGGATAATGACAGACCTGCTCTGAGGTGAATTTAGAACTGAGGAAAAGATGAAGACTCAACAGTGACATCATGATTGTTGCTGTTTAAAGCCTGTCCCAAAGGTCCAGGGTGTTCAGTTTCACTGGCTACTGTAGATGTTTCCAGTCTTCTTTAAGACACtttaaacaacaaagcaacGTCTACATGTGATCCTCATCATTTCTCTTTAGATTCTCATTTCAATTTTGGTCTTAGAGAGGTCGGGAGAAGAAAGCAAAGTTAAGGACACAAGTCTCAAAGATAAACATGCTGTAGAtgggtttcttttctttccagtGAATCAGATCTATACCTTTTTCTATTTATCAGCATGACTTTAATGTTGGCGAGCTTGCATGTGTTCAGACTCTGAGGcgctgtgtgttcatgtttaagATCACATCAAGTCACATGCATGCTGAATCTTAACATCCTCATCCTGAACATATGAAGGTAACGATGGCAGCTTTAGCAGAAAAAAGCAGAGAGTGATAAGTTGGCACGTTGAGTCATACAAACTTAACATATAAATactgatatatttttaaatcatgtctCTTTTTGCTCATTTTTTGAGTTGTGCTACTTGAATGCTTAATGGACTtgagtgcttttacaccacaggtcacaccaacacatccacacactgatggtagaggctgctgggtaaagtgaccatcagaagtaactcatccattcacacgccaCTGATGAAGCAACGGGAggaacttggggttaagtgtcttgccaaaggatacatcggacatgtagctgcaggaactggggatcgaaccccccaccttccagttaagagacgaccgactctactactgagccacagccttcCTGTAGCCACCGTGATGTTAccaattgtttttttgaacctACCTTCTCAACCCCTGAGTtctgcatccttttttttttttggaagaggAAGCGACCATATGTTGATGACAGGGTGGACACGCTTTGAagacccactgagccacagccgcccctatcATAACTAAATATGGAGAATATGTACACTGGTGTGCTCACATTGGAACTACACATTTAAATAAGTTAGTATTTAATGTTCATGGAATAATATTTAGAGAAAACATATTTGAACTTAACAACACAAGAAGAGTTTCTTTgcagtttaaatgtgttttattaaaacaaaacaaactcatgAGAAATATCTGAGAAGCTACGACTTATTGTTCACAGTGAGATCCTCGTTGAATAAAACAACATTGTAAATGATgatctttttcttctgtttgtgctgGATTTTTGGACAAGAAATGGTTAAACTTGACCTCCTGCAGATGTTACCCATGTCCATGTCATGTGctgatatgaaaataaaaagtacatttaataTTTCCCTTTAAGTAAGTATTTATATTTGAAGCTGTGTATAATTTCATGTCCCATCATTTGCATCGTGTTGTGGTCATTTTGCAGAAACGGTTGAGTGATAAACTTCTGGAAACTATTTGACTGGTTGCTGTGATTTCAAGTGGCATGCTTTATGTGCTAGTTTATCTGTGCCTTTCACACGGTTACATTTTGAACACTTCTGTACCATTGATCCTCTTTCAGGACATCACAGGGCGACATGGAGGACTTCCTCTGGAGAAGGTAACAGTATCTGAAAATTATTGTAGCTCtaaatgaatttaaatgtcACCTGATAAACTATTTGATCGTGCCCTCTGAAACTGGAGGTGCAGGATGTTTTCAGCTCTTCGAGTCTTgccctgcctgcctgtctgtctgcctgcctgcctgcctgcctgcccgGGTAGTGTATGCGTAGAGTCCCCCTGCTCTGCTGTTGCCTTCTGTAGGTGAAGGAGCCAGCGGGGACTTCAGAGAACTGCAAGTCCCAGAGATCTCGGCATCAGTGAACCTGGAACCAGCGCTTGAATAACATGGCAGCGCCGAGCAGCAACACATGCTGGGCTATGGAGCGGTCTATCCGGGAGCGGGTCCCTCCGCTGCTCACGGACCTGTACCAGTTCACCATGGCGTACGCGTACTGGCGGGCCGGCCGGCACCAGGAGCCCGCCGTGTTCGAGCTCTTCTTCAGGGACAATCCGTTCGGCGGCGGCTTCTCGCTGTTCGCCGGGCTGCACGACTGCCTGCTGTTCCTGCGCAGCTTCAGATTCACACACGAAGGTGAGGAAGGAGTCACAAACTTTATGCgtctttttgttattatttacaAAGCAGCATGTCAACTGATTTAATGAATgactgtgttttattattattattattgttattattatcaaGTCAGCGTGACTTTGCGTTCCTTCCCCTCCCAACTCCTTTTACGCATACCAGTGTGGTTGCGCAATACGTGACCGTGTGAGGGTCTCAATGAAAGTATTTCAGTGAAGCCTGACGTTTAGCCGTGAACTTTAGCACACAAGGTTGATCTCTAATCTCTTGTGTGTAGTCAGGAACAGGACATTTGGAAACATGGCGCACATGCCTGTCAAGAAAGTTCATTTAAACTTCTCCCTGAGTGCAAATAGCCGCAGGCGCTCAGTCAGTGTGACGCAGGAGTTTGGTTATACAGAGTCACACCAAAAGTGGTTTTTAAAAGACTTGACTTATGGgcgctataaaaaaaaaaaaaaaaaaaaagctttttacaCGTTTGAAAAAGATATTAAAGGGGCACGTTACAAGGAGaaaggggcgtgtccagacttttttctACTGGGGTGGCCCAtctggggcactgacttatgcaggggtggcatttaaaaaaagaaaataacacaagAGATGGCAACATACCATATCAGCAGGGGTGTATATTAGACACCTCCCATATTTCCCTTTCAGCCTccacatcatcttttgttattgttttgattgagaacGCCCTGGTGGAGGAGTTTAcaatactgtgcgtttaaagaTGTAAACTCACAAATTTGTGCAGCAGGGAGAATAACTGTAACACTTCTCTAAGCACCCCCAACTGAAACATCGACTTCCAGCGTCCCTGAATTGAAGGTACTCACAAAAGGAAACGTGCCACGCTGACATGTTAATAACACAACCTGAATAGTTCATTTTAACacaagtcccgcctctgacaaggcaaacAGCTGATCATGGTTTGGGCATTTTTTGGGGTgacacctggggtggccaatacGATTTTAAAGGGGGGCCCAttccacccctctggacacgcctcTGCAAGTAGAAGCCCTGCTTTCTAGTAAACGTCATTATAATCTCATGTTATGACCGATTCATTAATGTAGAATCAGGTGCCATTGATGCATTGTTTTCTGTGAAATAAAACTGTTAAAATACTGTGCTTCACATCTGAGTAACTTGTAAAGACATGTCAGCGTCTCCGATATTTTACGACGGTTGAATGTATGAAGTGATTGGATGACTGGTGGAGCGGGAGCTAATTTTAACAGCTTTACATGCGGTACAGTACAATGATTCATGTTTCAGTTACTGCTCGTATTACCTGCATGTAAAGTCTTGGGAGTATATCACTGAGGAACATAACTTagatttttatcttttaaacgACAGCACTTAACAGAAACCTGtagcctcacagtgaggaggttcctggttcaaatcccagttggacaggagcctctctgtgtggagtttgcatgttgtcCCATGTGcattctctccgggtactctggcttcctcccaaaGTCCAAAGATATGCATGCAAGTGCCCGGTGTGACTGTGAGttgggctggttgtctgtctctgtatgtctgCCCTTTGATTGACTgatgaacagtccagggtgtacccagCCTCTCGCCCAATTACAGCCGGGATTGGTCCAGCAACCCCGATCAGGAAAAGCGgtacagataatggatggatgaatcaGCACTTTTTTCCTTGTCTGTAATATCTAAATAGGCTACCATCAGTAGGGCaaagtttaaaagtagtttaaaGTCTAAACAGCAAAATGTTGAGTTTCTGTGTGACGCTGCAATCAGAGAGCCACAAACTAAAAGTCTACATTTCACATCTCTGAAGTCTGTTTGGAGCCACTGGATCAGATGAGCAGCACATGGGGTTTATTAGATTTAGCTCTGTCTCATTtcgtaagtgtgtgtgtctgtgtgtgtctgtgtgtgtctgtgtgtgtgtctgtgtgtgtgtgtgtgtgtgtgtgtggtgacagAACATGTGAGGGGAGGGGACACATGGACATGTGCTGCTTGTGTAAGAccacatgtgtgtgtagcatgaaGGATGCCCTCTGCTGTTGCTCTCGCTGACattgtttcagctgttgttttattttgttccccccccccccaaatccAGATGTTGAGTTCCTGCGCTCCGTGCTGCCCCCGGTGACAGACCCCGCCTTCTTCAAGTTCCTGCGGGAGCTGGACTGCTCTGCTGTCACTCTCCGCTCTGTCCCGGAGGGCGCTGTGGTGTTCGCCAGGGTGAGCAGAGGGGCGTCAGggtggaggtcaaaggtcacatacCCGAGGGGTCAGGAGGACTAACCTGTGCTACATGTGTCATATTTCTGCAGGTGCCTCTGATGGAGGTGTCGGGACCGCTGGCTGTGGTTCAGCTGCTGGAGACCAGTTTACTGTGTCTGGTGAACTACGCCAGGTAAcgacccacacaaacacatgtaggcaaaaaaaggtttctgctgggtctttgtaaacaatacagtctagacctgctctcTGAGAAAAATGTCTTGAGATAAGATTTGGCGCTGTGCAAATAAATATTGGTTGATGGTCTTCACTGTAGCCACTTCAACAGTGCAAGAAAGTTTCCCCAAGGATGAGGAACATttagaagaagaacaaaaataagaacAGCCCTCCAAAATAGTTTCGAGCAGACGCTCAAAACATACACAGGTGGGACTAATTTATACTTGTCCAAAGTAGGTACTAGTCCACCCCAGCAGAGGGAGTCTCCACCATACTGTACATCCTTAAACAGCAGTAAATCAACAGGATTAATGAAGATCTCTGTGTCTCCATTGCAGGGACAGGTGTGTCATTTTAACTTTTAGGTACAATGGTTGTAAACTTAGAAGAGATCAACACATGCAGCTCTCCAGCTACTTTCAAGGTTATCAAAGTTTTGTAAAATTGAGGAGAAACTGGTGCAGCCATGTAAAAGTTATATTTCACATTGGTGTCAAACTCAGCCAGCCGGAGCTTGGCATTTATAACCCTGTGTAAAAGTTTGGTTCTGGTAAAAAGACATACagctgtctgtgtcttgtcctgccttcttctctctctctctctctctctctctctctctctctctctctctctctctctctctctctctctctctctctctctctctctctctctctctctctctctctcccttcagtCTGGTGTGCAGTAACGCTGCCCGCTTCCGCCTGGCAGCCGGCCCCAAGAGGAAGCTGCTTGAGATGGGCCTCAGGAGGGCTCAGGGACCAGATGGAGGTCTGACCGCCTCACGGTACACATACATCGGAGGTGAATTCTGTCTGTCCCTCAGATATTCCTGTTGAGCTTTTCACTTCAttcctttcagtttttttgcacGTTTATAAATAATGAAACCAGCTGATCTAATAATGTCGACAAAAAGACTGACTCTGATAATCTATCCTGCAGGGTTTGATCTAACCAGTAACGTTCAGGCTGGTTTCCTGTTTGGGATCCCTGTTGCAGGGACCATGGCGCACTCATTTGTCACCTCTTTCACCTCCCTGGAGGAGGTCTGGCCACAAGTGAGTAAACaaccccgtttccaccaagcggtccggagTCTGTTCTGTACACATTTAATGACGGTTCCACAAGTTGGGAAGGAACCAAAATAACCGTTCCGGACCGTCCTGCtttttgctacccttctgttggggtgccaagtgTACCAAAGTTTGGGACAGACTTGAGAGAAAAGTCAAGGGGCCTTTTTGTTAACAGTGGATTTGACAGTGTGAAAGACTACAGTGATATAAAACTTTACTGTTGAAGGAGTTCCTATTCCTGTCTCCTCTGATCAGATCTTTCATACTAAAAAAACTGAGATGAAATCACAGTCACATGTCTGTATGTTTCTGCTCAGACTCTTGTGGCAGCGAACGGGGACCCCGATCCGGTGGACATCATCTCACTGACGAAGGGCTGGTTGAGTCGCGTGTGCGAGCTTCTGGAAGCGCAGCCTGGAAAGATCCGTGAGGGCGAGTTGGCTGCGTTTTTGTCCTACGCCATCGCCTACCCTCAGAACTTCCTCCCTGTGATCGACAGCTACAGTGTCGGCTGGTAAATATTGATGTGATGACATGTGGCTGCTTTAAGGTAGAGCTAAACCAAGAAAAAGGACGGGGTCTTCTAGAAAATATTGCAATAAAAAGGTTGATTTCTGTAgaaacctttttctgctttggTTGTATTATAGGtcatttaaaggtccaatctgtaGGTTTTTAGTGACCGAAATGATAAAGcaatcttactatatgatcagacattaaggcaacatgctatgttgaagtgctggcttctctgacaacaatgcagcagccagtatgtcctccttctaactttagattctggtcctgaatgatctggatttgtttggaccagagaaggtaggcggtttaaAGTCACCCCaaacacggccgttttggacgcccctcggtttgccagatatgagagcagttatcaggtcaaaccaacaggtgttgcagtgatggaagcgggcaagagaactggttcagatagaagtgattgtacccgacctaaaaagcctctgcatgtttctaatatctccatgagcagaaacgtgctcaaactaggatcaatattggagatgcttttgaaaaatggagagaggttagaacgcagaaagatTTACAGACCGAttcagagctggataaacactgaagcttcagtgtccaccacatggcaacctgtgtgaacatcgactctagagaggatgGGGCGGGAGGAGACAGCTCTccacaatgttttgaatttggactgcagtacccattttaaacactaggtgtcagagttacatattgcccCTTTAGTAAATTCAGGGCATTGACTTCAGGAGTGTGTCAATGCTGTGGTATTGATTCCAGGTCCGAGTACTTTGTTGTCTAAAATCTTTTCAATAATTCATCTGTTTAGAATCATTTGTAAAATACTTGAGAATCATCATTTTGTAGGTGATCTACTGACTCATCCCGGTGTCTGTGTCTCATCTCAGCAGTGGTCTATTGAACTTCTGTGCCGTGGGCTTGGCTCTGTGTGAGCTGGGCTACCAGCCTGTCGGCGTTCGTCTGGACAGCGGCGACCTCTGCAGGCAGTCGGTGGATGTCCGTCGTGGCTTCAGACTCTGCAGCGAGCAGTGAGTGAGGtgccatgctgtgtgtgtgtgtgtgtgtgtgtgtgtgtgtgtgtgtgtgtgtgtgtgtgtgtgtgtgtgtgtgtgtgtgtgtgtgtgtgtgtgtgtgtgtgtgtgtgtgtgtgtgtgtgtgtgtgtgtgtgtgtgtgtgtgtgtgtgtgtgtgtgtgtgtgtgtgtgtgtgtgtgtgtgtgtgtgtgtgtgtgtgtgtgtgtgtgtgtgtgtgtgtgtgtgtgtgcatcacttagagaatgagaatgagaatatatCACACTCCTCATGACGACTGATTTTATATTTGTTCactctgaatctttttttttcttcatctttgcAGTTTCTCAATCCCCGCCTTTGATTCACTCACCATCGTTGGGACCAATAACATCTCAGAGGAAAGCATGGCTGAGCTCAACAAGAAGGTGAATTCACTGAACATGACCAATAGTTTGGataaaccaagcggcaacc from Labrus bergylta chromosome 6, fLabBer1.1, whole genome shotgun sequence includes:
- the c6h8orf82 gene encoding UPF0598 protein C8orf82 homolog produces the protein MLFLRTAALCCRAVTALRCLPSGYTASRTTASYIQGQSPEPRIREYFYYIDHQGQLFLDDTKVKNFVTCFKDKKFLVFFFSRLRSNESGRYQEDFPFLSLCGRERNFLRCDDRPVVFTHLLQSPDQELLSYCGGAEKLTAPFRPEALYMHPASGRLYHPCLERGGGVGLVRSALAIELSPFFVYDSEQGQSEQPTHFLWGGQKHELSNELAASLPTADGEQGELG
- the naprt gene encoding nicotinate phosphoribosyltransferase isoform X2, which encodes MAAPSSNTCWAMERSIRERVPPLLTDLYQFTMAYAYWRAGRHQEPAVFELFFRDNPFGGGFSLFAGLHDCLLFLRSFRFTHEDVEFLRSVLPPVTDPAFFKFLRELDCSAVTLRSVPEGAVVFARVPLMEVSGPLAVVQLLETSLLCLVNYASLVCSNAARFRLAAGPKRKLLEMGLRRAQGPDGGLTASRYTYIGGFDLTSNVQAGFLFGIPVAGTMAHSFVTSFTSLEEVWPQTLVAANGDPDPVDIISLTKGWLSRVCELLEAQPGKIREGELAAFLSYAIAYPQNFLPVIDSYSVGCGLLNFCAVGLALCELGYQPVGVRLDSGDLCRQSVDVRRGFRLCSEHFSIPAFDSLTIVGTNNISEESMAELNKKENEISTVGVGTHLVTCTKQPSLGCVYKLVEVRGNPRMKISEDPEKSTVPGRKAVYRLIDAEGHPFLDLVSLAVESPPEAGVPLSCYPLACDKSSVSVTPAQVTCLRQEAYSKGQVTHPPCSAAETRAKVQSSLQTLHPRHKKLQKPDSYTVALSEQLHNLVTEIRRGSTNNSNFLLAN
- the naprt gene encoding nicotinate phosphoribosyltransferase isoform X1, giving the protein MAAPSSNTCWAMERSIRERVPPLLTDLYQFTMAYAYWRAGRHQEPAVFELFFRDNPFGGGFSLFAGLHDCLLFLRSFRFTHEDVEFLRSVLPPVTDPAFFKFLRELDCSAVTLRSVPEGAVVFARVPLMEVSGPLAVVQLLETSLLCLVNYASLVCSNAARFRLAAGPKRKLLEMGLRRAQGPDGGLTASRYTYIGGFDLTSNVQAGFLFGIPVAGTMAHSFVTSFTSLEEVWPQTLVAANGDPDPVDIISLTKGWLSRVCELLEAQPGKIREGELAAFLSYAIAYPQNFLPVIDSYSVGCSGLLNFCAVGLALCELGYQPVGVRLDSGDLCRQSVDVRRGFRLCSEHFSIPAFDSLTIVGTNNISEESMAELNKKENEISTVGVGTHLVTCTKQPSLGCVYKLVEVRGNPRMKISEDPEKSTVPGRKAVYRLIDAEGHPFLDLVSLAVESPPEAGVPLSCYPLACDKSSVSVTPAQVTCLRQEAYSKGQVTHPPCSAAETRAKVQSSLQTLHPRHKKLQKPDSYTVALSEQLHNLVTEIRRGSTNNSNFLLAN